One stretch of Amycolatopsis sp. NBC_00345 DNA includes these proteins:
- the phoU gene encoding phosphate signaling complex protein PhoU has protein sequence MREAYHVELEQLAVNLAAMSVQVADAMERATQALLEVDLGLAEQVISDDQKVDDARAECEEQAYALLALQAPVATDLRTVLAAIHAAESLERMGDLALHVAKAARRRHPEPVLPESVRPDFAEMGRAAVKLARQAEVVIKTKDVNAAKDLEADDDQVDDIHRHLFTVLMDREWPHGVAAAVDVTLLGRFYERYADHAVSVAKRMIFVVTGRMPGYGSDEDLNL, from the coding sequence ATGCGTGAGGCCTACCATGTCGAACTCGAACAGCTCGCCGTCAATCTGGCGGCCATGTCGGTGCAGGTCGCCGATGCGATGGAGCGTGCGACCCAGGCGTTGCTCGAGGTCGACCTCGGGCTCGCGGAGCAGGTGATCAGCGACGACCAGAAGGTCGACGACGCGCGCGCCGAATGCGAGGAGCAGGCGTACGCGCTGCTCGCGCTCCAGGCCCCGGTCGCCACGGATCTGAGGACCGTGCTGGCCGCGATCCACGCCGCGGAGAGCCTGGAGCGGATGGGCGACCTGGCCCTGCACGTCGCCAAGGCCGCGCGGCGCCGCCACCCGGAGCCGGTGCTGCCGGAGTCGGTGCGGCCGGACTTCGCGGAAATGGGCCGCGCCGCGGTCAAGCTGGCGCGCCAGGCCGAGGTGGTCATCAAGACCAAGGACGTCAACGCCGCCAAGGACCTCGAGGCCGACGACGACCAGGTCGACGACATCCACCGTCACCTCTTCACCGTCCTGATGGACCGCGAGTGGCCGCACGGCGTCGCCGCCGCCGTGGACGTCACCCTGCTGGGCCGCTTCTACGAGCGCTACGCCGACCACGCGGTCTCCGTGGCCAAGCGGATGATCTTCGTGGTCACCGGCCGGATGCCGGGCTACGGGTCGGACGAGGACCTGAACCTCTGA
- the pstC gene encoding phosphate ABC transporter permease subunit PstC has product MRAGDRIFQNLTTGAGVFIVALIALIGIFLIVQAIPALRADKANFLFNHGWSTNDPANMSFGIADLLEVTVATSLVALVIAMPVSLGIALFLTQYAPKRLARPFAYVIDLLAAVPSIIFGLWGILVFAPAIEPFAQWVNSTFSWIPIFAPGNVAPSVRGTIFTAGIVLAVMILPIITSLSREVFERTPTTHIEGALALGATRWEVIRTTVLPFGKAGYIGASMLGLGRALGETIALAVILLIPVGRNFDWSVFDGGATFASKIAANYSEFNNATSAGAYIAAGLVLFVLTFVVNFAARSIIGKKGD; this is encoded by the coding sequence GTGCGGGCCGGTGACCGCATCTTCCAGAACCTGACCACCGGGGCCGGCGTGTTCATCGTGGCCTTGATCGCCCTGATCGGGATCTTCCTGATCGTGCAGGCCATCCCGGCGCTGCGGGCCGACAAGGCGAACTTCCTGTTCAACCACGGGTGGTCCACCAACGACCCGGCGAACATGTCGTTCGGCATCGCCGACCTGCTCGAGGTCACCGTGGCGACGTCGCTGGTCGCACTGGTGATCGCGATGCCCGTCTCACTCGGCATCGCGCTGTTCCTCACGCAGTACGCGCCGAAGCGGCTGGCCCGCCCGTTCGCGTACGTCATCGACCTGCTCGCGGCGGTCCCGTCGATCATCTTCGGGCTGTGGGGCATCCTGGTGTTCGCGCCCGCGATCGAGCCGTTCGCGCAGTGGGTGAACAGCACGTTCTCGTGGATCCCGATCTTCGCGCCCGGCAACGTCGCGCCCAGCGTGCGCGGCACGATCTTCACCGCGGGCATCGTGCTCGCCGTGATGATCCTGCCGATCATCACCTCGCTCTCGCGCGAGGTCTTCGAGCGCACGCCGACCACGCACATCGAAGGCGCGCTGGCGCTCGGCGCGACGCGCTGGGAGGTCATCCGCACCACGGTGCTGCCGTTCGGCAAGGCGGGTTACATCGGCGCGTCGATGCTCGGCCTCGGCCGCGCGCTCGGTGAGACGATCGCCCTGGCGGTGATCCTGCTGATCCCGGTCGGGCGGAACTTCGACTGGAGCGTGTTCGACGGCGGCGCGACGTTCGCCTCCAAGATCGCCGCCAACTACAGCGAGTTCAACAACGCGACGTCGGCCGGCGCGTACATCGCGGCCGGCCTGGTGCTGTTCGTGCTGACCTTCGTGGTCAACTTCGCGGCCCGGTCCATCATCGGCAAGAAGGGGGACTGA
- the pstB gene encoding phosphate ABC transporter ATP-binding protein PstB, with translation MAKRIDVKDVDIYYGKFHAVDGVTLQVPPRNVTAFIGPSGCGKSTVLRTLNRMHEVIPGARVEGEVLLDGEDIYSSTVDPVSVRRTIGMVFQRPNPFPTMSIKDNVVAGLRLAGTSNRKQLDEIAERALRGANLWNEVKDRLNKPGGGLSGGQQQRLCIARAIAVQPDVLLMDEPCSALDPISTLAIEDLIGELKKEYTIVIVTHNMQQAARVSDQTAFFNLAGVGQPGRLVELNDTEKIFSNPDEKATEDYISGRFG, from the coding sequence ATGGCCAAGCGAATCGACGTCAAGGACGTAGACATCTACTACGGCAAGTTCCACGCCGTGGACGGCGTCACCCTCCAGGTGCCGCCGCGCAACGTCACCGCGTTCATCGGGCCGTCCGGCTGCGGCAAGTCGACCGTGCTGCGCACGCTGAACCGGATGCACGAGGTGATCCCGGGCGCGCGGGTGGAGGGCGAGGTGCTGCTCGACGGCGAGGACATCTACTCGTCCACTGTGGACCCGGTCTCGGTCCGCCGCACGATCGGCATGGTGTTCCAGCGCCCGAACCCGTTCCCCACTATGTCCATCAAGGACAACGTGGTGGCCGGGCTTCGCCTGGCCGGCACCAGCAACCGCAAGCAGCTCGACGAGATCGCCGAGCGCGCGCTACGCGGGGCCAACCTGTGGAACGAGGTCAAGGACCGGCTGAACAAGCCGGGCGGCGGCCTCTCCGGCGGCCAGCAGCAGCGGCTCTGCATCGCCCGCGCCATCGCGGTGCAGCCCGACGTGCTCCTGATGGACGAGCCGTGCTCCGCGCTCGACCCCATCTCCACGCTCGCGATCGAGGACCTGATCGGTGAGCTGAAGAAGGAGTACACGATTGTCATCGTGACGCACAACATGCAGCAGGCCGCCCGAGTCTCGGACCAGACGGCGTTCTTCAACCTCGCCGGCGTCGGCCAGCCCGGCCGGCTCGTCGAGCTGAACGACACGGAGAAGATCTTCTCCAACCCGGACGAGAAGGCGACCGAGGACTACATCTCGGGCCGCTTCGGCTGA
- the pstA gene encoding phosphate ABC transporter permease PstA, producing MSATLERPATAPAFQQVSLARKAKNGLATVLVWLSFLVAVVPLVWVLYTVVANGIRRLPYSNWWTQDFGAVLSDQVGGGVLHAIIGTLLQGLVCAIIAVPIGMLVAIYLVEYGRGKLATATTFMVDILSGVPSIVAALFIYALWITTLGLPRSGFAVSLALVLLMIPVVVRSSEEMLRIVPDDLREASYALGVPKWKTIMKIVLPTAMSGIIGGIMMALARVMGETAPLLVLVGYSSYVHWDIFSGEQAALPLVMNNERVTNSMDPGSVGFDRIWGAALTLVLIIAVINLLATLISRIVAPKKK from the coding sequence ATGTCCGCAACGCTCGAACGCCCCGCCACCGCGCCGGCCTTCCAGCAGGTGAGCCTGGCCCGGAAAGCGAAGAACGGCCTCGCCACCGTGCTGGTGTGGCTGTCGTTCCTGGTCGCCGTGGTGCCGCTGGTGTGGGTGCTCTACACGGTGGTCGCGAACGGCATCAGGCGTCTGCCGTACAGCAACTGGTGGACGCAGGACTTCGGCGCCGTGCTGAGTGACCAGGTCGGTGGCGGTGTGCTGCACGCCATCATCGGCACCCTGCTGCAGGGCCTGGTGTGCGCGATCATCGCCGTGCCGATCGGCATGCTGGTCGCGATCTACCTGGTCGAGTACGGCCGTGGGAAGCTCGCGACGGCCACCACGTTCATGGTGGACATCCTCTCGGGCGTTCCGTCCATTGTGGCCGCTCTGTTCATCTACGCGCTGTGGATCACCACGCTTGGCTTGCCGCGCAGCGGTTTCGCCGTGTCGCTCGCGCTGGTGCTGCTGATGATCCCGGTGGTCGTCCGCTCGTCGGAGGAGATGCTCCGGATCGTGCCGGACGACCTGCGTGAGGCCTCCTACGCGCTGGGCGTGCCGAAGTGGAAGACGATCATGAAGATCGTGCTGCCGACGGCGATGTCCGGCATCATCGGCGGCATCATGATGGCGCTCGCCCGCGTGATGGGCGAGACCGCGCCGCTGCTGGTGCTCGTGGGCTACTCCTCTTACGTGCACTGGGACATCTTCAGCGGTGAGCAGGCCGCCCTGCCGCTGGTGATGAACAACGAGCGCGTCACGAACTCGATGGACCCCGGCAGCGTCGGCTTCGACCGGATCTGGGGCGCGGCACTGACCCTGGTGCTGATCATCGCCGTGATCAACCTGCTCGCCACCCTGATCTCCCGCATCGTCGCCCCGAAGAAGAAGTGA